The following proteins come from a genomic window of Montipora capricornis isolate CH-2021 chromosome 9, ASM3666992v2, whole genome shotgun sequence:
- the LOC138017885 gene encoding uncharacterized protein, with translation MQAFIILLLAGFAVVCQSGSIQRNKRGYLSRTGICVNPAENFKIKDPRLNFWGVAYVLPDDANPKCTDSECSEDSDCDADRKCCKNYCGGMVCTPTTRDPNPCKKFQCPSGQTCKVHYVPCVMPKCKDAIAVNRPTCIKDPKASAPPAAPAAPPPAQGYPGQSSLAPSLFNQQPPQQYPPANQAPFMQQPMAPFPPAMPPMTAYQNDELADAADFQTGFTGDRTGLDTGLSDASLNKALVNENQPLAYQNDNTPPTDENNFLQPPIAENDQPLLNEPASEPSAASPMIAPQPAWDRSGTLQ, from the exons ATGCAGGcatttataatattattattagcggGATTTGCTGTAGTATGTCAGTCAG GTTCAATTCAGAGAAACAAAAGAG GTTATTTGTCACGGACTGGTATTTGCGTAAACCCCgcggaaaatttcaaaatcaaggACCCGCGTCTGAATTTCTGGGGCGTGGCATATGTGTTACCTGATGATGCTAATCCCAAGTGCACTGATTCCGAATGTTCAGAAGACAGTGACTGCGACGCTGACCGGAAGTGCTGCAAGAATTACTGCGGTGGCATGGTATGCACGCCGACAA cGAGAGATCCTAACCCGTGCAAG AAATTCCAGTGTCCATCAGGTCAAACTTGTAAGGTTCACTACGTGCCTTGTGTAATGCCCAAATGTAAAGATGCCATTGCTGTAAACAGACCGACATGCATCAAAGACCCGAAAG CTTCAGCTCCTCCAG CAGCCCCAGCAGCTCCTCCTCCAGCCCAAGGTTACCCTGGACAGTCGAGTTTGGCACCATCTTTGTTTAACCAACAACCACCACAACAGTACCCTCCGGCCAACCAAGCTCCTTTCATGCAGCAGCCAATGGCACCCTTCCCTCCTGCGATGCCGCCAATGACAGCTTATCAAAACGATGAACTGGCTGATGCAGCTGATTTCCAAACCGGTTTTACTGGAGATCGTACTGGCTTGGACACCGGTCTTAGCGATGCCTCTTTGAACAAAGCGCTAGTAAATGAGAATCAACCGCTAGCTTATCAGAACGACAATACACCGCCCACAGATGAAAATAACTTTTTGCAACCTCCAATAGCAGAAAATGATCAACCCTTATTAAATGAGCCGGCGAGTGAACCCTCAGCGGCTTCTCCTATGATAGCCCCTCAGCCCGCCTGGGACCGAAGCGGGACACTTCAGTGA
- the LOC138017492 gene encoding uncharacterized protein, which translates to LRSLVDLSNEVRAFGLPNFLGAKRLVHSRFNVDVWSLYLEHYQDRVIIDFLRFGWPINYQSNTLASSSFRNHPSAVKNSAYLSTYIAKELSYQSAFGPFRCNPFNTDCVISPLLCVPKRNSVELRVVHDLSFPEGSSVNDGIRSDQYLDQFFKLRLPGIDRLVEFVNAKGSGCHVFKKDLRRAYRQIPIDPQDYPLLGLYIDGSLFFHTALPFGLRSATMICQRTTKSVAYILNSEGISVDVYIDDFYGAEFSDSSHLSFQRMNSLFAELGLMDAPEKDTPPSHEMICLGVWINTVDMTLSVPAFRLKELQLELNTWLNKRSFTKRELQQLLGKLSYVSACVRPGRAFMSRLLNALRSCASSPKRTVHPVSDALRADITWWLYFLSHYNGVSVIPSDVIISNPELFATDACLTGGGAVCFGECFRISFSPKTGTLTSWNCSP; encoded by the coding sequence CTACGCTCCTTAGTTGACTTGTCAAACGAGGTCAGAGCTTTTGGCTTGCCCAATTTTTTGGGCGCCAAGCGATTAGTTCACTCTCGTTTCAACGTTGATGTCTGGTCTCTTTATTTAGAGCATTATCAAGATCGAGTTATCATTGATTTTCTTCGATTTGGTTGGCCTATTAATTATCAATCGAACACTCtggcttcttcttcttttcgcAATCATCCTTCAGCTGTCAAGAACTCTGCATATTTATCCACTTACATTGCCAAGGAACTCTCCTACCAGTCAGCGTTTGGTCCATTTCGCTGCAACCCTTTCAACACGGACtgcgttatttctccgctactTTGTGTTCCCAAGCGTAATTCTGTCGAGCTACGTGTGGTTCATGATCTCAGCTTTCCTGAAGGTTCATCAGTGAATGATGGGATCAGGTCAGATCAATATCTGGACCAATTTTTCAAATTGCGCCTCCCAGGAATTGACCGTTTGGTGGAGTTTGTCAATGCCAAGGGTAGCGGCTGTCATGTCTTCAAAAAAGACCTCCGGCGCGCTTATCGTCAAATTCCCATTGACCCGCAGGATTACCCGCTGTTAGGTCTGTACATTGATGGCTCTTTGTTTTTTCACACTGCTTTGCCGTTTGGTCTGCGCTCCGCCACCATGATCTGTCAGCGTACCACAAAGAGCGTTGCTTACATTTTAAACTCCGAAGGCATTTCCGTCGACGTGTACATCGATGATTTTTACGGTGCCGAATTCTCTGATTCATCTCACCTCTCCTTTCAGCGGATGAACTCTTTATTTGCAGAATTGGGTTTAATGGACGCCCCTGAGAAAGATACACCACCATCTCATGAAATGATTTGTTTGGGCGTTTGGATCAACACTGTGGACATGACTCTGTCCGTCCCTGCTTTCCGTCTTAAGGAACTGCAGCTTGAACTTAACACGTGGCTCAACAAACGATCTTTCACTAAGCGCGAGCTTCAACAGCTCCTTGGAAAGCTGTCCTACGTTTCCGCTTGTGTGCGACCAGGCAGGGCCTTCATGAGTCGTCtcttaaatgctctccgttcttgcgCTTCGTCGCCAAAGCGCACCGTTCATCCAGTCTCCGATGCTCTTCGCGCGGACATCACCTGGTGGTTGTATTTTCTCTCGCATTACAATGGTGTTTCTGTGATTCCCTCTGACGTCATTATTTCGAATCCCGAACTTTTTGCCACTGACGCTTGTCTCACCGGTGGCGGGGCGGTTTGCTTTGGTGAGTGTTTCCGGATTTCATTCTCACCCAAGACCGGCACATTAACGAGTTGGAACTGCTCACCGTAG